The Bacillota bacterium genome window below encodes:
- a CDS encoding universal stress protein translates to MFNKVLLAVDGSTAATNAIHLVRQMLDTGTAKNVTVLYVGAYVKEVNSYYALAGTTRRNEIREELRQAGQKILDAAKEILGSKENVNYVIDFGNQAEQILEWSKKGYDLVVVGSRGLNPFADILIGSVSNRVIQFASCPVLVVKP, encoded by the coding sequence ATGTTTAACAAGGTTTTACTAGCCGTGGATGGTTCAACCGCAGCGACAAACGCAATTCATTTGGTGAGACAAATGTTAGACACAGGAACGGCCAAGAATGTCACAGTCCTATATGTAGGGGCCTATGTTAAAGAAGTTAATAGTTATTATGCCTTAGCAGGTACAACTCGAAGGAATGAGATCCGAGAAGAACTTCGTCAAGCAGGACAAAAAATACTTGATGCGGCTAAAGAAATTTTGGGCTCAAAGGAGAACGTTAACTACGTCATCGATTTTGGCAATCAAGCTGAACAAATTCTTGAATGGTCAAAAAAAGGTTATGATCTTGTAGTTGTAGGCAGCAGAGGACTAAACCCCTTCGCCGACATTCTAATCGGCAGCGTTAGTAACCGGGTTATACAGTTTGCTTCCTGCCCTGTGCTGGTAGTTAAACCATAG
- a CDS encoding ATP-binding protein has translation MGKTYLACALGNTACRQGLSAHYFWLPRLLSDLAIARGDGSYSCFLRQLARTDLLFLDEYWLPRSPKVKLENCEASPT, from the coding sequence ATGGGAAAAACCTATCTTGCTTGTGCTCTGGGAAATACCGCCTGTCGGCAGGGACTGTCTGCCCATTATTTTTGGCTGCCCCGCTTATTGTCTGACCTGGCCATTGCCCGTGGGGATGGCTCATATTCCTGCTTCCTCAGACAGTTAGCCAGAACAGACCTGTTGTTCCTTGATGAGTATTGGCTTCCCCGTTCACCGAAAGTCAAGCTGGAGAATTGTGAAGCCTCTCCCACCTGA